From Elusimicrobiota bacterium, the proteins below share one genomic window:
- a CDS encoding endonuclease III domain-containing protein, whose translation MEAGGGVRKTYSLLLAAFGPQGWWPVGWDTPRPFGQENKVSHPAYNLRRRQITPKERGKPLYRPGFYGRLSENEIFEICAGAILTQNTAWKNVEQALAALNAARITSPEKIYACPAGKLGRLIRSSGYYRQKAGRLRDFCAYVLRKHPEGLEKWFSASNCLALRAELLALKGIGPETADSMVLYAGGKPCFVIDAYTKRIARRLGIGGELSYEGWQELFQANLPANVKIYNEYHALLVKLGKDFCGKREPRCSGCPLRRMCNSTANNK comes from the coding sequence TTGGAAGCAGGCGGCGGGGTAAGAAAAACTTACTCTCTTCTGCTGGCGGCCTTTGGCCCGCAGGGGTGGTGGCCGGTGGGCTGGGACACGCCCCGCCCTTTTGGCCAGGAAAACAAGGTCTCTCACCCGGCTTATAATCTCCGGCGACGGCAGATTACCCCAAAAGAGCGGGGTAAGCCGCTTTACAGGCCGGGCTTTTACGGCCGCCTTTCTGAAAATGAGATTTTTGAGATTTGTGCGGGGGCCATACTCACTCAGAACACTGCCTGGAAAAATGTGGAACAGGCCCTTGCCGCGCTGAATGCGGCGCGCATCACTTCGCCTGAAAAAATATACGCCTGTCCCGCGGGGAAGCTGGGCCGCCTTATACGGTCCAGCGGTTATTATCGCCAAAAGGCCGGCAGGCTCAGGGATTTTTGCGCTTATGTCCTGCGGAAACATCCTGAAGGACTTGAAAAATGGTTCTCCGCTTCGAACTGTCTGGCGCTGCGCGCCGAATTGCTTGCTCTTAAGGGGATAGGCCCCGAAACAGCCGATTCCATGGTCTTATACGCCGGCGGTAAGCCCTGCTTTGTAATTGACGCTTATACAAAGCGCATAGCCCGGCGGCTTGGAATCGGCGGGGAGCTTTCTTACGAGGGTTGGCAGGAGTTGTTCCAGGCGAATCTGCCGGCAAATGTTAAAATATATAATGAATACCACGCGTTGCTGGTAAAACTGGGCAAGGATTTTTGCGGAAAAAGGGAGCCGCGCTGCAGCGGCTGTCCGTTAAGGAGGATGTGTAATAGTACAGCGAATAACAAATAG
- a CDS encoding tetratricopeptide repeat protein: MLKQIEKTRNLLDAEKPAAAFKALAGLKKAAAGGEVFFLRGEAWRQAGKFGKALAQYNAGLKAAGRDRALRLEILIKKAAVSRALGLTSIALKASGSALAAARSSGLFIPEAELELALAHRLAGDFAHAEPALKRLHRFYFRRADWGAVSFVLWALGGLWRLKGQYKLSIRAFEDAARFAAKSGDKAARGYALFGLGGVLRVAGHIESALKPYNEARRIFAGSDDIFARAYAECGLANVLRQSGRLGTALEGYQRAHKLYSAIKDGPDLGFVEWGIGEVHKKRGELTKAERAFKRAEKLFSSGFEPRGLILTRLSLAQVNYLLGMTAKAEKLHFSALREAKKHGLHTYLEIFT; this comes from the coding sequence ATGCTCAAACAGATAGAAAAAACAAGGAACCTGCTGGATGCTGAAAAACCGGCGGCTGCGTTTAAGGCCCTGGCGGGATTGAAAAAAGCGGCAGCCGGAGGCGAGGTGTTTTTCCTCAGGGGCGAAGCCTGGAGACAGGCGGGGAAATTTGGAAAAGCCCTGGCGCAGTATAATGCCGGGCTTAAAGCCGCCGGTCGCGATCGTGCGCTGCGTCTTGAAATATTAATTAAAAAGGCGGCGGTGAGCCGCGCGCTGGGACTTACTTCCATCGCACTTAAAGCCTCCGGTTCCGCCCTTGCGGCCGCGCGCTCAAGCGGGTTATTTATTCCTGAGGCTGAACTGGAACTTGCCCTGGCGCACCGCCTGGCCGGAGATTTCGCTCATGCTGAGCCCGCGCTTAAACGTTTACACAGGTTTTACTTCCGCAGAGCCGACTGGGGGGCTGTTTCTTTTGTGCTTTGGGCGTTAGGCGGTCTATGGCGGCTTAAGGGGCAGTATAAACTGTCTATAAGAGCTTTTGAGGATGCGGCGCGTTTTGCCGCGAAGTCGGGGGACAAAGCGGCGCGCGGATACGCGCTTTTCGGACTGGGCGGGGTGCTGCGCGTGGCGGGGCACATCGAAAGCGCGCTTAAACCTTACAATGAAGCGCGGCGGATATTCGCGGGTTCGGATGATATTTTTGCGCGGGCTTACGCGGAATGCGGCCTGGCCAATGTTCTGCGGCAGTCGGGTCGCCTGGGCACGGCGCTTGAGGGTTACCAAAGGGCGCATAAACTCTATTCAGCTATTAAGGACGGGCCGGATCTGGGATTTGTGGAGTGGGGAATAGGAGAGGTCCACAAGAAGCGGGGGGAACTGACAAAAGCCGAAAGGGCTTTCAAGCGGGCGGAAAAGTTATTTTCCTCCGGCTTTGAACCACGCGGTCTGATCCTTACCCGTCTCTCTCTTGCTCAGGTAAATTATCTGCTCGGCATGACAGCCAAAGCCGAAAAACTTCATTTCTCCGCCCTGAGAGAAGCCAAAAAACACGGTCTGCATACATATCTGGAAATATTCACCTAA
- a CDS encoding agmatine deiminase family protein: MRKVIGFIGLSFLGMLSSGAFALDLARPLPNWVDKTREHADGRPPAAISRAAQQPPSDFRLPAEYEKVAAVVIGWAGYTDMLTSIAQAVTGPGRAQIWGVSAPASISGVPAGSYSRINVPIDTVWMRDYGPYGISSGQTRVGIVDSTYRHYQYRRNDDALPSNLGKAKKMDIFGMPLIIDGGNVMTDSKGDLFMTKRTYVWNSNMSPEQVDAALKNYFKVKNIYTFDYSGYPAEPADGTGHIDMFMKLLNDHTVLISVADTEPFKSTGEKAAAFFKGKTAPDGVPYKVITVKGWDSSGTWYTYTNSLIVNGVVLMPSYSGHDTENAQGKAAYEAGIPGVNVVSINSDDSITSGGSIHCVTQTIPVLPPAVKDMTFTDMPEFDAVSMTLEPANYVTLPPVSAAFNQLKEQAK, encoded by the coding sequence ATGAGAAAAGTTATCGGTTTCATCGGATTGTCATTTTTAGGCATGCTATCTTCCGGAGCTTTCGCGCTGGACCTCGCCCGTCCGCTTCCTAACTGGGTGGACAAAACGCGGGAACATGCCGATGGTCGTCCGCCTGCCGCGATTTCACGCGCCGCGCAGCAGCCGCCAAGCGATTTCCGTCTCCCGGCCGAGTATGAGAAGGTGGCGGCAGTGGTAATAGGCTGGGCAGGCTATACGGATATGCTTACTTCTATCGCCCAGGCCGTTACCGGGCCCGGCCGCGCCCAAATATGGGGGGTTTCGGCCCCGGCTTCCATATCCGGCGTGCCTGCCGGGAGCTACTCGAGGATCAACGTCCCCATAGACACCGTGTGGATGCGCGATTACGGCCCCTACGGAATATCTTCCGGTCAAACCAGGGTGGGGATAGTGGATTCTACATACCGGCATTACCAGTACCGCCGCAACGATGACGCCCTCCCCTCTAACCTGGGAAAAGCCAAAAAAATGGATATTTTCGGGATGCCGCTGATTATTGACGGCGGGAATGTGATGACGGACTCCAAAGGCGACCTTTTCATGACCAAGCGCACCTACGTATGGAACTCCAATATGTCCCCGGAGCAGGTTGACGCCGCGCTGAAAAATTATTTCAAAGTTAAGAATATCTACACTTTTGACTACTCGGGCTATCCGGCTGAGCCGGCGGACGGCACCGGGCACATAGATATGTTCATGAAGCTCTTAAACGACCACACCGTGCTGATATCAGTGGCCGATACCGAGCCTTTCAAGTCCACCGGTGAAAAAGCGGCGGCCTTTTTCAAAGGCAAAACCGCCCCGGACGGCGTACCATACAAGGTTATAACGGTAAAAGGATGGGATTCATCCGGCACCTGGTACACCTATACCAACTCGCTTATAGTTAACGGGGTAGTACTGATGCCGTCCTATTCCGGCCACGATACTGAAAATGCCCAGGGCAAAGCCGCTTACGAGGCCGGTATACCGGGGGTGAATGTGGTGTCTATCAATTCGGACGACAGCATAACCTCCGGCGGTTCAATTCACTGTGTTACCCAGACTATTCCTGTGCTCCCTCCCGCCGTTAAAGATATGACGTTTACGGATATGCCGGAGTTCGACGCGGTCTCCATGACCCTGGAACCCGCTAATTATGTAACCCTGCCCCCGGTTTCAGCGGCTTTTAACCAGTTAAAGGAACAGGCCAAATAA
- the lptB gene encoding LPS export ABC transporter ATP-binding protein, producing MKLSCELLEKSFGRRAVVNGITLAINSGEVCGLLGPNGAGKTTTFHMLVGFLEPDSGKVFIDGRDVSRDPMYKRARGGIGYLAQEPTVFRGLSVEENLLAILERTIKDKTALSARVNALLTEFGLLKLKAQKAWSLSGGEKRRLEVARVMINEPRIILLDEPFVGIDPITVSELKKTILHLKQKGIGVLITDHNVRETLSITDRSYLMYNGQILIEGSHDVLLNDPKARELYLGWDFKM from the coding sequence ATGAAACTCTCCTGTGAACTGCTGGAAAAAAGTTTCGGGCGCAGGGCTGTGGTAAACGGGATCACGCTTGCCATCAACTCCGGCGAGGTTTGCGGTCTGCTGGGCCCGAACGGCGCCGGCAAAACCACCACTTTTCATATGCTAGTGGGATTTCTTGAGCCTGACTCGGGGAAGGTTTTTATCGACGGGCGGGATGTGTCGCGCGATCCCATGTATAAACGGGCCAGAGGCGGCATAGGCTACCTGGCCCAGGAACCGACTGTTTTCCGGGGACTCAGCGTTGAAGAGAATCTTTTAGCCATCCTTGAACGCACAATAAAAGACAAAACCGCGCTATCGGCCCGCGTAAACGCGCTTCTCACCGAGTTCGGCCTGCTCAAGCTCAAAGCGCAGAAAGCCTGGTCGCTTTCCGGCGGAGAAAAGCGGCGGCTTGAAGTGGCGCGCGTGATGATCAACGAGCCCAGGATCATTCTGCTTGACGAACCCTTTGTCGGCATAGACCCCATAACGGTCAGCGAGCTTAAAAAAACAATACTTCACCTGAAGCAAAAAGGGATAGGCGTGCTGATCACCGACCACAATGTGCGCGAAACGCTTTCCATTACCGACCGCTCCTACCTCATGTACAACGGCCAAATACTTATCGAGGGCTCGCATGACGTTCTCCTGAACGACCCGAAAGCCCGCGAGCTCTATTTAGGCTGGGATTTTAAGATGTGA
- the lptC gene encoding LPS export ABC transporter periplasmic protein LptC has protein sequence MKKAMPFLLSLICACSGGGPAETPRGTNLFSGFSVSETDSNSAKWRLDAPTASMEDLEGRMVFSSPVMQFYDANKVSSVIKARSGLLEPSKKSAVLSIDVSVDAKKDGMLLKTEKLYYSSAKGKIWTDEKVTLFRGKTVIKGRGFTANPDLSEIEIEHQETKLGPSTK, from the coding sequence TTGAAAAAAGCGATGCCGTTTCTGTTGTCGCTTATCTGCGCATGTTCCGGCGGCGGACCGGCTGAAACTCCGCGCGGAACCAACCTGTTCTCCGGTTTTTCTGTTTCCGAGACGGATTCTAATTCCGCCAAGTGGCGCCTGGACGCGCCGACCGCCAGCATGGAAGATCTGGAGGGCCGCATGGTTTTTTCCTCGCCGGTGATGCAGTTTTACGACGCCAACAAAGTTTCCTCCGTTATAAAAGCGCGCTCCGGCCTGCTGGAACCGTCAAAAAAATCCGCCGTGCTGTCAATTGATGTGTCAGTGGACGCTAAAAAAGACGGCATGCTGCTTAAAACCGAGAAACTCTATTACAGTTCGGCAAAAGGCAAAATCTGGACCGACGAGAAAGTAACGCTGTTTCGCGGCAAAACCGTGATAAAAGGCAGAGGATTTACGGCCAACCCCGATCTTTCAGAGATAGAAATTGAGCATCAGGAAACCAAGTTAGGGCCTTCGACAAAATGA
- a CDS encoding KpsF/GutQ family sugar-phosphate isomerase, with product MNAKDAVILRTARGVIKKEARAVGSLSKTLGRDFCAAIKLLAASRGKAVLVGIGKSGLIARKIAATLSSTGTQSIYLHPVESLHGDLGMISEGDTIIALSYSGETEETAKLMALLSKQGLKIISITNNPASRLARNSDITLDLGVKEEACPMNLAPTSSTTAMLALGDAIAVVLMRLKGFTSDKFARLHPGGNLGKLLNIRVADLMRKGRLNPVVRETSPLKAALKVMTATAAGATSVIDASGRLCGFFTDGDLRRHLQDDGFDLNIKVGAVMTRNPLKVFPETMAIEAARIISERKVDNLPVTDKKTGRPVGILDEKDLLKEGLL from the coding sequence ATGAACGCAAAAGACGCCGTAATATTGCGAACGGCCCGCGGGGTGATAAAAAAAGAGGCCAGGGCCGTAGGGAGCCTGTCAAAAACGCTTGGCCGGGATTTCTGCGCGGCCATAAAACTGCTGGCGGCTTCGCGCGGCAAGGCGGTGCTTGTAGGTATCGGCAAATCCGGCCTGATAGCGCGCAAGATCGCGGCCACACTGTCCTCCACCGGCACGCAAAGCATCTACCTGCACCCGGTCGAATCGCTTCACGGCGACCTGGGTATGATTTCCGAGGGAGATACGATAATCGCCCTTTCCTACTCGGGCGAGACCGAGGAAACCGCCAAACTCATGGCTTTGCTTTCAAAACAGGGGCTGAAGATAATTTCCATAACCAACAACCCCGCTTCCCGGCTGGCGCGGAATTCGGATATAACGCTGGACCTGGGAGTCAAAGAGGAAGCCTGCCCCATGAATCTGGCGCCCACCTCGTCCACCACGGCAATGCTGGCCCTCGGCGACGCCATAGCCGTGGTGCTCATGCGCCTTAAGGGTTTTACCAGCGACAAATTCGCCCGCCTGCATCCCGGCGGGAACCTTGGGAAGCTTCTGAATATTCGCGTGGCCGACTTAATGCGCAAAGGCCGTTTGAACCCGGTGGTAAGAGAAACCAGCCCCTTAAAGGCCGCGCTGAAAGTCATGACAGCCACCGCGGCCGGAGCCACCTCCGTTATCGACGCAAGCGGCCGCCTGTGCGGTTTTTTTACCGACGGGGATTTACGGCGGCACCTGCAGGATGACGGTTTTGACCTTAACATAAAGGTGGGCGCGGTAATGACCCGCAATCCTTTAAAAGTGTTTCCCGAAACCATGGCGATAGAAGCGGCGCGGATAATTTCCGAGCGCAAGGTGGACAATCTTCCGGTAACCGACAAGAAAACCGGCCGCCCCGTGGGCATTCTGGACGAAAAAGATCTGCTGAAGGAAGGCCTGCTTTGA
- the kdsA gene encoding 3-deoxy-8-phosphooctulonate synthase: protein MAKQKEVKAGNVVFSNNRALAYIAGPCVIETESSYERLALHLKKIFSDLKTPFVLKASFDKANRTSHSSFRGIGVATALIFLKGLKARLGLPLLVDVHEPGQASKAAEVADILQVPAFLCRQTDLLYACADTGKAVNVKKGQFLSPWEAENIIKKLESRGARRIMLTERGNSFGYSNLVVDMRSLEVMKSFGYPVIFDCTHSVQRPGGLGRSTGGDARFALPLAKAATILKIAGVFFETHPDPAKALSDGPNSLKLKDVRRAVSALNRVDRLAIKIG, encoded by the coding sequence ATGGCGAAACAAAAAGAAGTAAAAGCCGGAAACGTGGTTTTTTCAAATAACCGGGCGCTTGCCTACATAGCCGGACCCTGCGTTATTGAAACCGAATCTTCATACGAACGTCTGGCGCTTCACTTAAAAAAAATATTTTCGGACCTTAAGACCCCTTTTGTTTTAAAGGCTTCATTCGACAAGGCCAACCGCACCTCACACTCCTCATTCCGGGGCATCGGTGTGGCGACTGCACTTATTTTCCTTAAAGGCCTCAAAGCGCGCCTTGGCCTTCCGCTGCTAGTGGATGTGCACGAGCCGGGGCAGGCTTCCAAGGCGGCCGAAGTGGCCGACATATTGCAGGTGCCGGCTTTTCTCTGCCGCCAGACCGACCTGCTTTACGCCTGCGCGGATACCGGCAAAGCGGTAAATGTCAAAAAAGGCCAGTTTCTCTCGCCCTGGGAGGCGGAAAATATAATAAAAAAACTGGAATCGCGCGGCGCCCGGCGCATCATGCTTACCGAGCGCGGGAACTCTTTCGGCTATTCAAACCTGGTGGTGGATATGCGCTCGCTCGAAGTGATGAAAAGTTTCGGCTATCCGGTTATTTTCGACTGCACCCACTCCGTGCAGCGCCCGGGAGGACTTGGCCGCTCCACCGGGGGCGATGCGCGCTTTGCGCTGCCGCTTGCCAAAGCCGCGACGATACTTAAAATCGCGGGCGTGTTTTTTGAAACGCATCCCGATCCGGCAAAAGCGCTGTCCGATGGCCCGAACTCGCTGAAACTCAAAGACGTGCGGCGGGCGGTTTCCGCGCTCAACCGCGTTGACCGATTGGCCATAAAGATAGGGTGA
- a CDS encoding CTP synthase, which yields MAKYIFVTGGVVSSLGKGITAASVGRLLKAHGLSVSIVKCDPYLNVDAGTMAPFQHGEVFVTDDGAETDLDLGYYERFLGIDTGRRNNITAGQIYQAVISKERQGLYLGQTVQVIPHITDEIKSRFFKAGEGFDITIIEIGGTVGDIESLPFLEAARQMRRDKTKNDTIYIHVTLVPYLSSSDELKTKPTQHSVNKLREIGIDPDIIVCRADKPLAREIKNKIALFTSVPEEAVIDAPNTFSIYNVPNILKKQGIDEQIMMLLRLRSKKWDFEEWTAFVERLKTSMKAESVRIAIAGKYTKLKDSYKSLADAILHGAIANGVQAEICFVDVEAPDFRESLSGMNAIIVPGGFGDRGIEGKIEVVRYARENEIPFLGICLGMQCTVIEFARDVLGFKNAHSTEFSPKTPHPVVGLMLAQKGVKEKGGTMRLGAYYCALKTGSLASRIYGKKVISERHRHRYEFDARYAARYAKKGLEVSGTNKALGLPEIVELKGHPWFVGVQFHPEFKSRPLMPHPLFFSFIAAAIKNRDRQGIAK from the coding sequence ATGGCCAAATATATTTTTGTCACCGGCGGCGTGGTAAGTTCACTCGGCAAGGGCATTACGGCGGCCTCGGTCGGCCGCCTGCTTAAAGCCCACGGGCTCTCTGTAAGCATCGTAAAATGCGACCCTTACCTGAACGTCGACGCCGGCACCATGGCGCCCTTCCAGCACGGCGAGGTATTCGTGACCGACGACGGGGCGGAAACCGACCTGGACCTGGGCTATTATGAAAGATTCCTCGGTATTGACACCGGCCGCCGGAACAATATTACGGCCGGCCAGATTTACCAGGCCGTTATTTCAAAGGAGCGACAGGGCCTTTATCTGGGCCAGACAGTGCAGGTTATCCCCCATATCACCGATGAGATAAAAAGCCGTTTTTTTAAGGCGGGAGAGGGCTTTGATATCACGATAATCGAGATCGGCGGCACGGTGGGCGACATAGAAAGCCTCCCTTTCCTTGAGGCCGCGCGCCAGATGCGCCGGGATAAAACAAAAAACGACACCATATATATACATGTCACGCTGGTGCCTTACCTCTCCTCAAGCGACGAGCTTAAAACCAAGCCCACCCAGCACTCGGTAAACAAACTGCGCGAAATAGGAATAGACCCGGACATAATAGTCTGCCGCGCCGACAAGCCGCTCGCCCGGGAGATAAAAAACAAGATCGCGCTTTTCACCAGTGTGCCGGAAGAAGCCGTGATAGACGCCCCCAACACGTTCTCCATCTACAATGTGCCCAACATCCTTAAGAAACAGGGCATAGACGAACAGATCATGATGCTGCTGCGCCTGCGCAGCAAAAAATGGGATTTTGAGGAGTGGACCGCGTTCGTGGAGCGTCTTAAGACTTCCATGAAGGCCGAAAGCGTACGCATAGCTATAGCCGGCAAATACACGAAACTTAAAGACTCCTACAAATCCCTTGCCGACGCCATACTGCACGGCGCCATAGCCAACGGCGTTCAGGCCGAAATATGCTTCGTTGATGTGGAAGCCCCCGACTTCCGCGAGAGCCTCTCTGGAATGAACGCTATAATAGTGCCCGGCGGCTTCGGTGACCGGGGAATAGAAGGCAAGATAGAAGTGGTACGCTACGCCCGCGAAAACGAAATCCCGTTCCTCGGCATCTGCCTTGGCATGCAGTGCACGGTCATAGAATTCGCGCGCGATGTGCTTGGATTTAAAAACGCCCATTCGACAGAGTTCTCCCCCAAAACCCCGCACCCTGTGGTAGGCCTTATGCTCGCTCAGAAAGGTGTTAAGGAAAAGGGCGGGACCATGCGCCTTGGGGCCTACTATTGCGCGCTCAAAACCGGCTCTCTTGCCAGCCGCATATATGGGAAAAAGGTCATATCCGAACGGCATCGTCATCGTTACGAATTTGACGCAAGGTATGCGGCACGCTACGCAAAAAAAGGTCTTGAGGTAAGCGGAACCAATAAAGCCCTTGGCCTGCCCGAAATAGTGGAACTTAAAGGCCACCCCTGGTTTGTGGGAGTGCAGTTCCATCCGGAATTTAAATCGCGGCCCCTCATGCCCCACCCGCTGTTTTTCAGTTTTATAGCGGCGGCGATAAAGAACAGGGATAGACAGGGAATAGCGAAGTAG
- the kdsB gene encoding 3-deoxy-manno-octulosonate cytidylyltransferase produces the protein MDKNCLIVIPARYNSQRFPGKVLAKIAGKPVLQWCYEAAARAGLGEILIATEDYRVMAFAKSIGAKAVLTSSRCQSGTDRVFEAAGKTKKSFIINFQGDEPFMRAETLVKAFRQLARARDCSIGTACARIRDAADIKNPNCVKIAMNSKGRALYFSRAPIPFHHPLSELKNYPFYKHCGFYIYRRRSLARFVKLPASPLEKLERLEQLRALENGMGITVAEVRELGPAIDTPADLKAAEKYLRRQSQV, from the coding sequence ATGGATAAAAACTGCCTAATTGTAATACCTGCCAGATACAACTCGCAGCGTTTTCCGGGCAAGGTGCTGGCAAAAATCGCCGGGAAGCCCGTTCTTCAATGGTGCTATGAAGCGGCCGCGCGCGCGGGTCTTGGCGAGATCCTGATAGCTACCGAGGACTATCGCGTTATGGCGTTCGCCAAGTCCATAGGCGCGAAAGCGGTTCTTACCAGCTCGCGCTGCCAGTCCGGGACTGACCGGGTTTTTGAAGCGGCCGGGAAAACAAAAAAGAGCTTTATTATAAATTTCCAGGGCGACGAGCCTTTTATGCGCGCGGAAACCCTTGTTAAAGCTTTCAGGCAGCTTGCGCGCGCCCGCGACTGCTCCATAGGCACCGCCTGCGCCCGCATACGGGATGCCGCCGATATAAAAAATCCGAACTGCGTCAAGATCGCCATGAACTCAAAAGGCCGGGCATTATATTTCTCACGCGCCCCCATACCTTTCCATCACCCTCTTTCTGAACTCAAAAACTATCCTTTTTACAAACACTGCGGCTTTTACATCTACCGCAGGCGATCTCTGGCGCGCTTTGTCAAACTGCCGGCGAGCCCTCTTGAAAAACTTGAAAGGCTAGAGCAACTGCGGGCCCTTGAGAACGGCATGGGAATAACAGTGGCCGAAGTGCGGGAGCTCGGCCCCGCCATAGACACGCCCGCGGACCTTAAAGCGGCTGAAAAGTATTTGCGGCGCCAGTCACAAGTATAG